From a single Papilio machaon chromosome 19, ilPapMach1.1, whole genome shotgun sequence genomic region:
- the LOC106721250 gene encoding myogenic factor 6 — protein MSYSDIYDNFNFDYQKSDEGKSNVDLNANEKCCRGLKNESKNSQRSEDTKEEENHIQHVLGPSRRCLAWACKACKRKTAAVDRRKAATLRERRRLRKVNAAFEELRIRARAGSGRLPKLEILRAAIQHIERLQAALRAAAVLESESCKTYVEPVTSSHPLDREIKAERERPFLNGDSGSCGLNSLARLRCIVQALAAKETPP, from the exons ATGAGTTACAGTGACATCTATGATAACTTTAATTTCGATTATCAAAAATCGGACGAAGGCAAAAGTAACGTCGATCTTAATGCCAATGAAAAATGTTGTCGGGGGTTGAAAAATGAGAGTAAAAACAGTCAGAGAAGTGAAGACACGAAAGAGGAAGAGAATCACATACAGCACGTGCTGGGACCGAGTAGGCGGTGCTTGGCGTGGGCTTGTAAGGCGTGCAAGAGAAAAACAGCGGCGGTCGACCGGCGGAAAGCTGCCACATTGAGAGAACGACGGAGACTTAGAAAA GTTAACGCGGCTTTTGAAGAGCTGAGAATACGAGCGCGAGCGGGCAGCGGAAGACTACCAAAATTGGAGATCCTTCGCGCTGCCATACAGCACATAGAGAGGTTACAAGCCGCTCTACGCGCCGCTGCAGTC CTTGAGTCTGAGAGCTGCAAGACGTACGTGGAGCCCGTGACGTCATCGCACCCGCTCGACCGCGAGATCAAAGCCGAGCGCGAGAGACCCTTCCTCAACG gCGATTCAGGTTCATGTGGTCTCAACAGCCTGGCTCGGCTGCGATGTATAGTGCAAGCCTTAGCAGCCAAGGAAACACCTCCATGA
- the LOC106721279 gene encoding protein SGT1 homolog, protein MSEAKETPPAEPANPKIKHDWYQTDSQVIITVLLKNAPNNKVKVHYGDRSVSISSAIPNSESEYSLELELAHEIVPTMCTYVVTPSKIEVKLRKKEGIRWTQLEGEGEEEKIKAIPQAVIDASGPQQPPKLFRKDWDKIERDIKKMEEEEKEEGDAALNSMFQKIYGEGSDEVRRAMNKSYVESGGTVLSTNWNQVSKEKVEVKPPDGLEFKKWES, encoded by the exons ATGAGTGAAGCAAAGGAAACTCCGCCGGCAGAg cCTGCGAATCCAAAGATTAAACACGATTGGTACCAGACTGATTCCCAAGTAATCATAACAGTTCTCCTCAAGAATGCTCCAAACAACAAAGTGAAAGTTCACTATGGAGACCGTAGT GTATCCATATCAAGTGCAATTCCGAACTCAGAATCAGAGTACAGTCTGGAACTCGAGCTAGCACATGAGATTGTACCTACCATGTGTACATATGTAGTCACACCCTCAAAGATAGAGGTCAAACTGCGCAAGAAGGAGGGCATCCGTTGGACCCAGCTTGAAGGTGAAGGGGAAGAGGAGAAGATAAAAGCTATCCCACAAG ctgTTATTGATGCCTCTGGACCACAGCAACCTCCCAAGCTCTTTAGAAAAGATTGGGATAAAATTGAACGGGATATTAAGAAGATG gaaGAAGAAGAGAAAGAGGAGGGTGATGCAGCTCTGAATTCCATGTTCCAGAAGATATATGGTGAAGGTTCTGATGAAGTCCGCCGCGCTATGAACAAGAGctat gtgGAATCTGGTGGTACGGTGCTAAGTACAAACTGGAACCAGGTTTCAAAGGAGAAGGTCGAGGTTAAGCCGCCCGATGGACTGGAATTCAAGAAATGGGAgtcgtaa